From the genome of Caretta caretta isolate rCarCar2 chromosome 28, rCarCar1.hap1, whole genome shotgun sequence:
TCgtctcacatcagcgaatccacacaggagagacgccCTATacgtgctctgagtgcgggaaaaccttcaatcagagctcaaaccttaatagacatcagaaaatccacacgggagagacaCCTTTcacgtgctctgagtgcgggaaaagcttcagttaTAGCTCAAACCTTATCatacatcagcgaatccacacaggagagatgccctacacgtgctctgaatgtgggaaaagcttcaatcggagCTCAAACCTTATCACACATTgtagaatccacacgggagagacgccctacacatgctctgagtgcgggaaaagcttcaatcagcaCTCTCACCTTATCAGACATcgtagaatccacacaggagagaccccctacgtgtgctctgagtgtgggaaatgcttcagtcggagctcacaccttatcacgcatcggagaatccacacaggagagatgccctacacatgctctgaatgtgggaaaagcttcaatcacaGCTCaaaccttattagacatcagaaaatccatatGAGAGAGAACTGTAATAAATGCCtggactagggctggccaaagatttttttttttttttttgaaatcacatttgctaattcgcACTTAGTGATCTTTGCACCATCTTCACTGTGgtctctcagctcccccagagGAGTTGCCTGcttctgccttttgcagctcacccttctttgtgatcttttctatcaactcctttccttttgagtCATAGGAGTGTgtctccagccaggaatgttcgtcagctccaggtgggagagagagtttggagcccaacaagctacactgaggcaaaaattACCTGTGCCctacatccactaggactgtacatggtgttggctgctcaagttagtgatcttggtgtaaAAAGACAATTATAGTTGTAGAGCAGATACAGCccaggtgcagtggttggcattagctttccccttgacctgacctaaactccatcactttTCCGAGTCTAAACAAACCCTGAGCATCCCacttatactgttcccccatttcaaagcaattgttagtcatcaagttctCCCTTCAGGAACAAATTCTTTCATTCCCAGTTGCTCTGATGTTGCTTCAGGTTGTGCTGGAGAGCAGATATTTTTACCACCATTTTcctcacttaaaatatattttaactataacaaagagcaggaacagggcagggatagggaaaaatgtaatttcccctctgtaacaacagaagaagaTAGGGTAAGTCAGAGGGATTCCCTTATTCACAATACCAATCCCCCTGTTGTTCAATTGGTTAGGTCAATATTTTTTCTAAAGGGCTGGGAGGAGGATTCCCTAGTAAATGACTTGGGACTAAGCAAAATACCCATGCATTtggctcccaaagcagttgtggcccaggccctgcaggaGATGGCTCCTGAAGATAGctccttcctaatcaggtgcatgttgcctattatttgggaaatgcaatccctagCTAGATAGAGATGGGGGAAAAATGGAAGTAATGTTTCTGTTCAGCTCACCCCTGGGAGATGCTGCAAATGTGTAGAAAATGAAATCCATGttgaatgtgatagagctgcagaaagatacCTGTTTTTAATAGATTCCTGACTTTTGGTGTTTTACAGGGATTCTAAGACGCACCTGAATTTAATCCCtaatttaaatctgtgccaccagattaaagaaataaaagggcatatttgggggagttatACCTCACTATCACTACTgatatgttgtgtggttggtgaagaattctacaaCAGAGAAGTGTAAAATTACTCCAAGTAAGGTCAatgatttgacaagaactcaggtagaaattgCAGGTACGcatggttgattttcaccccagaaatggaagctatggtgacctgtggcccaGGTAAACTAGTTTTAGAACGCTGCTCCCTAGTTAAGTACTATTGATCATGGtcctaaaggatgccatgattaAATTGGGAACagctgtcttttaccatttggatccaaaggttcgcgaagcacagagagaaacagctgattccttcagagccgtTCCATGCCTTTGGGTCCCAATCTGACTGCCTTGTTGGACAAGAAGCATTTCCATGCTGGgcaaatgatggtagccaatgggGGAGTGTatcagattccaagttcagactgcaggctacatgaatgctgagtcctgACTCTGgggtttggtctcttagttttgctcttaATCTAGTGCATTTGTATCATTTCACTTCCTGCTACtgtgaaagattagaaagtgtgaaaatagagcacaggtggtttttctcatgatgcaacCTTCCCAAATAGTGTGAGACCCGGGGAGGCATGAACTCACAAAAATGGAAGGCTCCTAGATTATTGTAGAATGTGACTTCACACAAAGCtcactgggtggaaatgggaattAAGAGAAAACTGCCCTATAGGTTTATATTTTGTAATCTTTGAATAAGTTGTTACCAGTGACAAATTAAACATGAAGTTAATTAGTGTAATGTAAGAGGCTGATTATGTGATAACTTTGTGTTACAGTATAATTCAGCTTTTCTTCTAGTTCTCACCCTGCCCCCTCCTACTATATAGGAAATGGTAGCTAATCCTGGAATTAAAGCCTCACTCCAAAGGAATTAGAGTGGGGGAATATGTGAGTGAAATAGTATTTATGAGAATAGAGACCCAGGATAGACTGTAATTAATTctatttaaaatggaatttattttaataaattttaaaataaatcttccaTTAAAAGAGGAAATTACTTGAGACAAGATGTGAACCTTTTATCCAGTGAGAGGGTAACAGCCACAGACTTCCCCAGGTCTCTTGTttgcaaagcaaagatgtcacatcaGGCAGGAGATGTCAAAATCTAAAATGGTGATGGTAGCTttcctggttttttgtttttggttggtttttaatttaatttttttgttttagcaaCCAGGCCCCTTTTCCTTTAGAGCACAACGCTTTAActctcaggcctggctctggaaacctcctCAGAACTGGCCTTGTGTTGCTTTCATGTTTAATATCTTTGGGGTTCACACATCCACActacatgcggttcacagcaacagatactttgagaaacctacTGCGTTAAGTGgaccttttccaaactgacattggacCAAAGTCTGCCTcaattcagctggattgggacacatCTGTATCAAAGGaatggttcacacctgatttgcccaggGACCTCGGGGGAGGTGTGGTAAAATAGGATAAGTAGGAGTCAACAACAATAAAGATAagggtgaaagaccctcaccttgcaggtcaacaaacctgttctgttcaatccctctgaTGCATCTGTCACTGGTCACTCTCCAGCAGCACACTAGGCtccatggaccattggtctgacccagtatgaccagtCTTGCGTTCTTATGTTAAGTAAGTCCTctatggccttgtctacgctggcaagtttctgcacaggaaaggagCTTTCTGCAGTGTAACTTCGGAGTTCTACaaactgccaagccacttagtgctcAGAAAGTGTGCAGTTGCAGCACTATAAAAAAAGCCACCCCGACGAGCGGCGTAGAGCTGTCTGCACCAGGGCTACACCGCCGCGGGGCCATTGTAGACACCCTGGTGGATTGCAGTGCtgcaattggcctccaggaggtgtcccacaatccctgttctcgcctctctggtcatttgtttgaactctactgccctgccctcagtgaCCAACcgtgaaaccccccccccccttaaattccttgggaattttgaaagtcccct
Proteins encoded in this window:
- the LOC125629195 gene encoding uncharacterized protein LOC125629195, which encodes MVSENEEEKPQQEDAEPLEPRGTLSGRPKGNVSGSCARPEKAKACEMQQRPEENLSSLSDLITRESINLEETRYTCHACGKIFNGSSDLFTHQRIHRGERPYMCSECGKSFSRSSALITHCRIHTGETPYICTECGKHFSWSSNLIKHQRIHTGEKPYGCSECGKRFTDSSTLVSHQRIHTGETPYTCSECGKTFNQSSNLNRHQKIHTGETPFTCSECGKSFSYSSNLIIHQRIHTGEMPYTCSECGKSFNRSSNLITHCRIHTGETPYTCSECGKSFNQHSHLIRHRRIHTGETPYVCSECGKCFSRSSHLITHRRIHTGEMPYTCSECGKSFNHSSNLIRHQKIHMRENCNKCLD